A segment of the Georgenia sp. M64 genome:
GCGCCAGGAGCTCCTCGTGCGGCGCGCGGTGGACGCCCGGCTGGGCGCCGGCGTGCTCGACGTCGACGGCGCCGCCCTCGCGGCCGCCGTCGGCCGGTTCTTCCCCGCCCGCGACGACGCCCGCCAGCGCCTGGCCGCGGCCGCGGCCGCGCTCGGCCGGTTCACCGTCCTCACCGGCGGGCCGGGCACGGGCAAGACGACGACGGTCGCGCGCATGGTCGCCGTACTGCAGGAGGTCGCCGGCCCGGGACTGCGGGTGGCGCTCGCCGCCCCCACCGGCAAGGCCGCCGCCCGGCTCCAGGAGTCCGTGCGGGCCGAGCTCGTCCGCCTCGCCGGCGGTGCGGAGGGCCGCGACGCTGGTAGCCGGGACGCCGCGACCATCAGCGGTAGCGCACCTGCCGCGGTGGCCACGACGATCCACCGCCTCCTCGGCTGGCGGCCGGACAGCTCCACCCGGTTCCGGCACGACGACCGCCACCACCTGCCCCACGACGTCGTCGTCGTCGACGAGACCTCCATGGTCTCCCTGCCCCTCATGGCACACCTGCTCGAGGCCCTGCGCCCCGACGCGCGGCTCGTCCTCGTCGGCGACCCGGACCAGCTCGCCTCCGTCGAGGCCGGCGCCGTCCTGGGTGACCTCGTCCACCGCGCCGGCCGGCCCGGTCCGGGCCCGGCCGAGGCCCTCGGCGCGGTCGTCCCCGGCGACATGCCCGAGGACGCCGCGGACCTGCGCGTGCTGCGATCCGGCGTCGTGCGTCTCGAGAAGGTCCACCGGCAGGAGCGCGACTCCGCGATCCTGCCGCTCGCGGCGGCCGTCCGCGCCGGCGACGCCGACGCCGTCCTCGGGCTCCTGCGCGCCGGCGGGGCCGGGGTGAGCTTCGTCGAGACGTCGGGGGAGCGACCCACGGAGGCCGAGCTCGCGGCCCTGCGCGCCGACGTCGCCGGCGCCGGGGCGGACATCGTCACCGCCGCCGGGGCGGGCGACGCCGCTGCGGCGCTGCGGGCGCTGGCCCGCCACCGGGTCATGGTCGCCCACCGGCGCGGGCCGTTCGGGGTGGCGCACTGGTCCCACCAGGTGGAGCAGTGGGTCGAGGAGGCCATGGGCGCGCGCGAGCGTGCCCGCGCCCGGAGCGCCCACGACGGCGTCCCGCGCGCCGGGGTGCGCCCGACCGGCACGCCCTGGTACCCCGGCCGGCCGCTGCTCGTCACCACGAACGATCGCGACTCCGGCCTGTACAACGGCGACACCGGTGTCGTCGTCGCCGACGGTCGCGGCGGGGTCATCGCCGTGTTCGGCGACCCGGCCGCCCCGCTGGCGGTGCGTCCGCACCGCCTGCCCGAGGTGGAGACCGTCCACGCCATGACGGTCCACCGCGGCCAGGGCAGCCAGTTCGAGCAGGTCTCGCTCGTCCTGCCGCCGGCCACCTCCCCGCTCCTGACCCGCGAGCTCCTCTACACCGCGGTCACCCGGGCGACGACGACCGTGCGGGTCGTCGGCACCGAGGAGGCCGTCCGCAAGGCGGTCACGACACCGGTGCGCCGCGCGAGCGGCCTGCGTGAGGACCTCGCGTGAGGCGGGCGGCGGGTGGTGGCGGCGGCGTCGACCGTGCGGTCGTCGCTCGTGCCGCGGCCGCCGGGCTCACCGCGGCGGCCGTCCTCGCAGGGTGCACCGACGCGACGGACGACGCGCTCGGCGGCTTCGGGTTGCCGGTCGTGGACCCCGACGACGTCCCGGGCGAGCGCGAGCAGCTGACCGGGGTGGTGCACG
Coding sequences within it:
- the recD gene encoding exodeoxyribonuclease V subunit alpha, whose product is MTATTATADAADPRRALRATGLLADFNAAGVLGAADVHVASRLGRLTGETDERVLLAVALAVRGVRAGSVCVSLDDRAALADAEQEVAVEDLPWPDGDAWVRAIEASRLVAVGVDGDDSRPVRWAGDRLYLDRYWRQELLVRRAVDARLGAGVLDVDGAALAAAVGRFFPARDDARQRLAAAAAALGRFTVLTGGPGTGKTTTVARMVAVLQEVAGPGLRVALAAPTGKAAARLQESVRAELVRLAGGAEGRDAGSRDAATISGSAPAAVATTIHRLLGWRPDSSTRFRHDDRHHLPHDVVVVDETSMVSLPLMAHLLEALRPDARLVLVGDPDQLASVEAGAVLGDLVHRAGRPGPGPAEALGAVVPGDMPEDAADLRVLRSGVVRLEKVHRQERDSAILPLAAAVRAGDADAVLGLLRAGGAGVSFVETSGERPTEAELAALRADVAGAGADIVTAAGAGDAAAALRALARHRVMVAHRRGPFGVAHWSHQVEQWVEEAMGARERARARSAHDGVPRAGVRPTGTPWYPGRPLLVTTNDRDSGLYNGDTGVVVADGRGGVIAVFGDPAAPLAVRPHRLPEVETVHAMTVHRGQGSQFEQVSLVLPPATSPLLTRELLYTAVTRATTTVRVVGTEEAVRKAVTTPVRRASGLREDLA